In Gemmatimonadaceae bacterium, the following are encoded in one genomic region:
- the pssA gene encoding CDP-diacylglycerol--serine O-phosphatidyltransferase produces the protein MSATDDRLARRDVGPPRRLRRAVVVLPNGLTLANLFCGVFAIVSASRGQFDFAGLLIVLGGVADALDGRIARATGSGTRFGSELDSLVDVITFGLAPAMIMYFAVLNREGWEWLIPFLYVLCAAIRLARFNVEQAGRAKRYFHGLPSPAAGMTLATYYWFSQSTLYNETVLGDLPWHFWLRFLMLALAFLMISNVSYPAVPTVGFRKISEIMGSLVVIGTVIGMIVLRKQFYFPALVVYVVYGVAKTVYFGLIGRKPRGDVAVISDSDEELEPDVRIAAADITPDQEQEHRRRRRRRPYPRNNPSHGLPPRPGGDGDK, from the coding sequence ATGAGCGCTACCGACGACCGGCTTGCACGACGGGATGTCGGGCCGCCACGCCGCTTGAGGCGCGCAGTCGTGGTGCTGCCGAACGGGCTCACGCTTGCCAACCTGTTCTGCGGCGTTTTCGCGATCGTGTCGGCGTCGCGAGGCCAGTTCGATTTCGCCGGATTGCTGATCGTCCTCGGCGGCGTGGCCGACGCGCTCGATGGACGCATTGCGAGAGCGACCGGGAGCGGTACGCGCTTCGGATCGGAGCTCGATTCGCTCGTGGACGTGATCACGTTCGGCCTCGCGCCGGCGATGATCATGTACTTCGCCGTCCTGAATCGTGAGGGATGGGAGTGGCTGATTCCCTTCCTTTACGTCCTGTGCGCGGCGATCCGCCTCGCGCGATTCAACGTCGAGCAGGCCGGGCGCGCCAAGCGGTATTTCCATGGGCTGCCAAGCCCCGCCGCCGGAATGACTCTGGCGACGTACTACTGGTTCAGCCAGAGCACGCTGTACAACGAGACCGTGCTCGGCGACCTGCCATGGCACTTCTGGCTTCGCTTCCTGATGCTCGCGCTCGCTTTCCTGATGATCAGCAACGTCTCGTATCCCGCAGTCCCCACGGTCGGATTCAGGAAGATCAGCGAGATCATGGGATCGCTCGTCGTCATCGGCACGGTCATCGGGATGATCGTGCTCCGAAAGCAGTTCTACTTTCCGGCGCTCGTGGTCTATGTCGTCTACGGCGTCGCAAAAACGGTTTATTTCGGCCTGATCGGGCGCAAACCACGCGGTGATGTGGCAGTGATCTCGGATTCCGACGAGGAGCTCGAGCCCGACGTTCGGATCGCCGCCGCCGACATCACCCCCGATCAGGAACAGGAGCACCGACGCCGGAGACGCCGGCGGCCCTATCCCCGTAACAACCCATCGCACGGACTCCCACCGCGGCCCGGTGGAGACGGAGACAAGTGA
- the purL gene encoding phosphoribosylformylglycinamidine synthase subunit PurL: MSEVLPRPGDPKITPELVAEHGLTGGEYDRLVAMLGRSPTFTELGVISALWSEHCSYKHSRNLLRTLPTSAPWVLQGPGENAGVISIGDGLAVAFKIESHNHPSAVEPYQGAATGVGGILRDVFTMGARPIAMLNSLRFGSLDSARVRYLFAGVVKGIGDYGNCVGIPTVAGEIVFDSAYEGNPLVNAMCVGLMHEDDLIRAKAEGVGNPIIAVGARTGRDGIHGASFASEDLSEASGSRRPRVQVGDPFTEKLLLEASLELIRSGHIVAIQDMGAAGLTSSSAEMAERGDVGVTIDVSKVPVRETGMTPYEILLSESQERMLVVAYRGREEEVKAILTKWDLTAEVIGEVIAEPVYRVTEGDRVVAEFPGSRLVTDCPRYSPEAREDPVIAVLRAQDVSAIAELPEESDPAWTLARLLASPTIASKAWAYRQYDSTVRTNTVIGPGGDAAVLRIRGTNKAISLKTDCNGRYTYLDPLSGGRIAVAEAARNVACTGARPMAITNCLNFGNPRKPAVYHQLREAIKGMAEACTALSTPVTGGNVSLYNESPMGAVYPTPVVGMVGLVASLDHVTPATFRAAGDIILLMGDSRDELGGSEYMATIHGVVAGTPPACDLDHERRAIDALLESIAAGAVHSAHDCSDGGLAVALAESCIADLRAQTGADIDLGDLSGVPARAALFGETQGRYVVSSDSADTLERIARQHGVPVRRIGVVKPREGGFTMRANDRVIRTEIATLSSAWHESIAGIMSAPAVVAAPEAAMTVV, from the coding sequence ATGAGCGAAGTACTTCCCCGCCCTGGCGATCCGAAAATCACTCCGGAGCTCGTGGCGGAACACGGACTCACGGGCGGCGAATACGATCGCCTCGTCGCGATGCTCGGCCGCAGTCCGACGTTCACCGAGCTCGGGGTGATCAGCGCTCTCTGGAGCGAGCACTGCTCATACAAGCATTCGCGCAACCTTCTGCGCACGCTTCCGACCTCCGCGCCGTGGGTCCTGCAGGGTCCGGGCGAGAATGCCGGTGTGATCTCGATCGGCGACGGGCTCGCCGTGGCGTTCAAGATCGAATCGCACAACCATCCGTCAGCGGTCGAGCCGTATCAGGGAGCGGCAACAGGAGTGGGAGGAATTCTCCGCGACGTATTCACCATGGGCGCGCGTCCAATAGCGATGCTCAACTCGCTCCGCTTCGGATCGCTCGACAGCGCTCGCGTGCGCTACCTGTTCGCCGGGGTCGTGAAGGGCATCGGGGACTACGGCAACTGCGTCGGGATTCCGACGGTCGCCGGCGAGATCGTGTTCGATTCCGCGTACGAGGGAAACCCGCTTGTCAACGCGATGTGCGTGGGGCTCATGCACGAGGACGATCTGATTCGCGCAAAGGCCGAGGGTGTGGGCAATCCCATCATTGCGGTAGGCGCGCGAACGGGACGCGATGGCATTCACGGGGCGTCATTCGCGTCCGAGGATCTTTCAGAAGCAAGTGGCTCCCGGCGTCCGAGAGTACAGGTCGGGGATCCGTTTACCGAGAAGCTGCTTCTCGAGGCGAGTCTCGAGCTGATACGCAGCGGCCACATCGTCGCCATCCAGGACATGGGCGCGGCCGGCCTCACTTCGTCGTCGGCTGAAATGGCGGAGCGCGGCGATGTAGGCGTGACCATAGATGTATCCAAGGTGCCGGTGCGCGAAACGGGCATGACGCCATACGAGATTCTGCTCAGCGAGTCTCAGGAGCGGATGCTCGTCGTGGCGTACCGTGGCCGCGAAGAGGAAGTGAAAGCGATCCTGACGAAGTGGGATCTGACAGCGGAAGTCATAGGTGAAGTGATTGCCGAGCCGGTGTACAGAGTGACGGAGGGCGACCGGGTCGTAGCCGAGTTTCCCGGGTCGAGGCTGGTCACTGACTGCCCGCGCTATTCGCCCGAGGCGAGGGAAGATCCCGTCATCGCCGTCCTGCGCGCGCAGGACGTATCGGCGATCGCGGAATTACCCGAAGAGAGCGATCCAGCGTGGACGCTCGCACGCCTTCTCGCCTCGCCGACCATCGCCAGCAAGGCGTGGGCGTACCGGCAGTACGATTCGACGGTTCGCACCAACACCGTGATCGGTCCCGGAGGCGATGCCGCAGTGTTGCGCATCCGCGGAACCAACAAGGCCATCTCGCTCAAGACGGACTGCAACGGTCGCTATACCTATCTGGATCCGCTGTCGGGAGGCCGTATCGCCGTCGCCGAAGCGGCGCGCAACGTCGCATGCACCGGCGCGCGTCCGATGGCCATCACCAACTGCCTCAACTTTGGCAATCCCCGCAAGCCGGCCGTGTACCATCAGCTCCGTGAGGCCATCAAGGGCATGGCCGAGGCGTGTACAGCGCTCTCCACTCCGGTCACCGGCGGGAACGTCTCGCTATACAATGAGAGCCCGATGGGAGCCGTCTATCCGACTCCTGTTGTCGGCATGGTCGGGCTCGTCGCTTCGCTCGATCACGTCACACCCGCCACCTTCAGAGCTGCGGGCGATATCATTCTACTCATGGGCGATTCACGCGACGAGCTTGGCGGCAGCGAGTACATGGCGACGATACACGGCGTCGTCGCAGGCACCCCTCCCGCCTGCGACCTGGATCACGAGCGCAGGGCGATAGATGCTCTGCTCGAGTCAATCGCCGCCGGCGCAGTTCATTCGGCGCACGACTGCAGCGACGGGGGTCTCGCAGTCGCTCTCGCTGAATCGTGCATTGCCGATCTCCGGGCGCAGACAGGCGCCGACATCGATCTTGGCGACCTATCGGGCGTGCCGGCGAGGGCCGCGCTGTTCGGCGAGACGCAGGGCCGTTACGTCGTGAGCTCCGACTCGGCGGACACGCTCGAGCGGATTGCGCGGCAGCACGGAGTTCCGGTGCGACGGATCGGCGTCGTGAAGCCGCGCGAGGGTGGATTCACGATGCGCGCCAATGACCGCGTCATCCGAACGGAGATCGCAACACTCTCCTCGGCATGGCACGAATCCATTGCCGGGATCATGTCGGCGCCGGCAGTCGTGGCCGCGCCGGAAGCTGCAATGACGGTGGTTTGA
- a CDS encoding transaldolase family protein, translated as MNIFIESVSLQEIRRSVEAGLADGVVMSDSAYAGSESADGRALIEAVAQEFAIPICIEVAAVNGADMYREARELAKISDHIIVQLPLVEDAIVPMHRLSLEGVGICANFVFNGAQAVLAAKAGASMVRVSLHDLEAQGQTSADAVSEIRSLLEASECECDVMVASPQTSAQFTECISAGAQIISMRPDVLQSLLLHPLTDRSLDRFLNSLSRRPRPTTDR; from the coding sequence ATGAACATTTTTATTGAAAGCGTTTCATTACAGGAAATCCGGCGTTCCGTCGAGGCTGGCTTGGCGGACGGCGTTGTCATGTCTGATTCGGCGTACGCCGGCAGCGAATCCGCCGATGGCCGTGCGCTGATCGAAGCCGTAGCGCAGGAGTTCGCCATCCCGATCTGCATCGAGGTTGCGGCGGTAAACGGTGCCGACATGTACCGCGAGGCTCGCGAGCTGGCGAAGATCTCCGACCACATTATCGTTCAGCTGCCGCTCGTCGAGGACGCCATCGTGCCGATGCATCGGCTGAGTCTCGAGGGCGTCGGCATCTGCGCCAATTTCGTGTTCAACGGAGCGCAGGCTGTCCTCGCCGCGAAAGCCGGCGCGTCCATGGTCCGCGTCTCGCTCCACGATCTCGAGGCGCAGGGGCAGACGAGCGCCGATGCCGTCTCCGAGATCCGCTCGCTTCTGGAAGCAAGCGAGTGCGAGTGCGACGTGATGGTCGCGTCACCGCAGACGAGCGCCCAGTTCACGGAATGCATCTCCGCCGGAGCACAGATCATCTCGATGCGCCCGGATGTGCTTCAGTCGCTGCTCTTGCACCCGCTCACCGACCGCAGCCTCGATCGTTTTCTCAACAGCCTGAGCAGGCGCCCGAGGCCGACTACCGACAGATGA
- a CDS encoding phosphoribosylaminoimidazolesuccinocarboxamide synthase, with protein MTVTRTDLPLRLLRRGKVRDVYEVDRERVLLVATDRVSAFDVVMAEPIPRKGAVLTQITAWWLRQLESRLSHHMISATLADILHQVPSLALFAPELDQRSMLCRRADVFPVECVIRGYISGSAWKEYAERGTLAGEPLPEGLTESERLPSPIFSPATKAEAGHDENISIFRMESAIGRSETAELERLTRSVYEFGNAVAAERGIIIADTKLEFGYLPPAEDARRGDEFDSSRVILVDEVLTPDSSRFWPADLYRPGRPQPSFDKQPLRDYLDGERRAGRWDGESPPPPLPPDVVNATSERYLEIFRRLTLAPLAPGAFN; from the coding sequence ATGACTGTCACGCGGACCGACCTGCCCCTCCGTCTCCTTCGCCGGGGCAAAGTCCGCGACGTCTACGAGGTTGACCGCGAGAGGGTTCTGCTCGTCGCGACCGACAGAGTGAGCGCGTTCGACGTCGTGATGGCGGAGCCGATTCCCCGAAAAGGCGCGGTCCTCACTCAGATCACCGCGTGGTGGCTCCGGCAACTCGAGAGCCGCCTCTCACATCACATGATCAGCGCGACTCTTGCCGATATTCTGCATCAGGTTCCTTCGCTCGCCCTGTTCGCCCCTGAGCTGGACCAACGATCAATGCTGTGTCGCCGGGCCGACGTATTCCCCGTCGAGTGCGTCATCCGGGGATACATCTCGGGCTCGGCCTGGAAAGAATACGCGGAACGCGGGACACTCGCCGGCGAGCCGCTGCCGGAAGGTCTCACTGAATCCGAGCGGTTACCCTCGCCGATCTTCAGCCCGGCGACCAAGGCCGAAGCGGGACACGACGAAAACATCTCGATTTTCCGCATGGAGTCCGCGATCGGCCGGAGCGAAACCGCCGAGCTGGAGCGGCTGACACGCTCCGTTTACGAATTCGGAAACGCGGTGGCGGCTGAACGGGGCATCATCATTGCCGATACCAAGCTGGAATTCGGGTATCTTCCGCCTGCCGAAGACGCCAGGCGTGGAGACGAGTTCGATTCGTCGCGTGTTATATTAGTGGACGAAGTGCTGACACCGGACAGCTCCCGTTTCTGGCCCGCCGATCTCTACCGGCCCGGCCGGCCACAGCCCAGCTTCGACAAGCAGCCGCTGCGTGATTATCTCGATGGCGAGAGGCGCGCCGGCCGCTGGGACGGCGAGAGCCCTCCTCCACCTCTTCCGCCAGATGTCGTAAACGCCACCAGCGAGCGCTATCTGGAGATTTTCCGCCGTCTCACCCTCGCGCCGCTCGCTCCCGGAGCATTCAATTGA
- a CDS encoding trypsin-like peptidase domain-containing protein, which produces MRFAFVIATVAAAACKGDSLPSAQATQLPPDQTAQISGQRRTAITSAVARVSPAVVTVQTEMVEAVPADFYEQFFGGRSGRRASSGLGSGFIVREDGVIVTNAHVISGATRISVALRDGTRYTARLLGADETNDLAVIKIDAKNLPVAPLGSSSNLLIGEWAIAIGSPFGFLLANTEPSVTAGVVSGTGRNLAAESGGAGVYVDMIQTDASINPGNSGGPLVNALGEVIGVNSSIYSPSGGSIGLGFAIPINRAKRVTEDLLAHGVIRRPWVGIKLVTPPAGGSNVQTRGVAISSVVPGSPAARGGIQPGDILVQSRDRAIHSAYDWEAERLELRVTDDVPLILRRGDREVRVNVRVADLPELNAPKVTVLREIQLVTLTPAIRAERNIRRANGALVQAVSPRVADQLGIQAGDVILQINRVPVADAESAARALDYYAGRGGIVMYIERQGRVYTTEFVIQ; this is translated from the coding sequence ATGAGATTCGCATTCGTCATCGCCACGGTCGCAGCAGCGGCGTGCAAGGGCGATTCGCTGCCCTCCGCCCAGGCGACCCAGCTTCCCCCGGATCAGACGGCACAGATATCCGGCCAGCGCCGGACAGCCATCACGTCCGCGGTGGCGCGAGTGTCCCCAGCGGTCGTGACCGTTCAAACAGAGATGGTGGAAGCGGTGCCAGCCGATTTCTACGAGCAGTTCTTCGGCGGCAGATCGGGACGCCGCGCATCGTCGGGACTCGGGTCAGGATTCATCGTCCGCGAAGACGGTGTCATCGTCACCAACGCTCACGTAATCAGCGGTGCCACCAGGATCTCCGTCGCGCTGCGCGACGGCACGCGGTATACGGCCCGGCTGCTCGGAGCGGACGAGACCAACGACCTCGCCGTCATCAAGATCGACGCGAAGAACCTGCCCGTCGCCCCGCTTGGAAGCTCATCCAATCTTCTCATTGGCGAATGGGCGATCGCGATTGGAAGTCCCTTTGGATTCCTTCTTGCCAACACCGAGCCGAGCGTCACCGCCGGCGTGGTGAGCGGGACGGGACGCAACCTTGCCGCGGAAAGCGGCGGCGCCGGCGTCTACGTGGACATGATCCAGACGGACGCCTCCATCAACCCTGGCAATTCCGGAGGGCCGCTTGTCAACGCGCTGGGCGAGGTGATCGGAGTCAACAGCTCCATCTATTCTCCGAGCGGCGGGTCGATCGGGCTCGGATTCGCGATTCCCATCAATCGCGCCAAGCGCGTGACCGAAGACCTTCTCGCGCACGGCGTGATCCGCCGCCCGTGGGTGGGAATCAAGCTCGTGACTCCGCCGGCCGGAGGATCGAATGTGCAGACGCGCGGCGTTGCGATCAGCTCGGTAGTGCCGGGTTCACCGGCGGCGCGCGGGGGGATACAGCCGGGCGACATACTCGTTCAATCGCGTGACAGAGCCATTCACAGCGCATATGACTGGGAAGCGGAGCGGCTCGAGCTGCGCGTCACCGACGACGTGCCCCTCATCCTGCGACGGGGCGATCGCGAAGTAAGGGTCAATGTGCGCGTTGCCGATCTGCCCGAGCTCAACGCTCCGAAGGTCACTGTCCTTCGCGAGATTCAGCTCGTGACGCTCACTCCCGCCATTCGCGCCGAGCGCAATATCAGGCGCGCCAACGGAGCGCTCGTCCAGGCGGTATCGCCGCGCGTCGCCGACCAGCTCGGAATTCAGGCCGGCGACGTAATTCTCCAAATCAACCGCGTGCCCGTCGCGGACGCCGAATCGGCTGCCCGGGCGCTCGACTACTACGCCGGCCGGGGCGGCATCGTCATGTACATCGAGCGGCAGGGCCGGGTGTACACCACTGAGTTCGTGATTCAATAG
- the purS gene encoding phosphoribosylformylglycinamidine synthase subunit PurS: MKAYKVSVHVTPRRGILDPQGKAVEGALHSLGFEGVREVHVGRHIVIETEAASAEDAASSVRAMCERLLGNPVTEDFEIESAAER; encoded by the coding sequence GTGAAAGCCTACAAGGTTTCAGTTCACGTCACACCTCGCCGCGGCATCCTCGATCCACAGGGCAAAGCTGTCGAAGGCGCACTCCATTCGCTCGGATTCGAAGGTGTCCGCGAGGTGCACGTCGGCCGACATATTGTGATCGAGACCGAGGCTGCGAGCGCGGAGGATGCGGCCTCTTCTGTTCGCGCAATGTGCGAGCGGCTGCTCGGCAACCCCGTCACGGAAGACTTCGAGATCGAATCGGCAGCCGAAAGATGA
- the purB gene encoding adenylosuccinate lyase produces MHDTWTSPLAGRYASRAMLELWSARTRYGLWRRLWLTLAEAERELGVDIPAEAIEQMRQHLDDIDFDAVAAYERRFRHDVMAHVHAFGDVAPAAKPFIHLGATSAYVTDNADLILMRRGLELLRGRLLGVLRSLSAFAREWRAEPTLGYTHLQPAQLTTVGKRATLWMQDLVLDLRDVDYRRAAMPFRGVKGTTGTQATFLELLRGDHAAVLHLDRMVTSRMDFSASLAVTGQTYTRKIDAGVLSAVSGIAASAAKFAGDVRMLQSFGEIEEPFEQEQVGSSAMAYKRNPMRSERINALSRFVLSVEGNANQTHSVQYFERTLDDSANRRLVIPESFLAADAILILMSNVAAGLEVHPSRIRQRIDAELPFMATEKMIVRAVEGGGDRQAAHEVIRRHSIAAARALKDGAPTNDLLDRLAQDPELGLSREDLGLLADPSQYTGRAAEQVDEFLAGVIEPVLAGAPALPAEEEIRV; encoded by the coding sequence ATGCACGATACCTGGACGTCCCCTCTCGCCGGCCGTTACGCGTCGCGAGCGATGCTCGAGCTGTGGTCGGCGCGCACCCGCTACGGGCTGTGGCGCAGACTATGGCTCACTCTCGCCGAGGCTGAGCGCGAGCTCGGCGTTGATATTCCCGCCGAAGCGATCGAGCAGATGCGCCAGCATCTCGACGACATTGATTTCGACGCGGTTGCCGCATACGAGAGGCGATTCCGTCACGACGTCATGGCTCACGTCCACGCTTTCGGCGACGTCGCGCCTGCCGCCAAGCCGTTCATTCATCTCGGGGCGACAAGTGCCTACGTCACGGACAACGCCGACCTGATCCTGATGCGTCGGGGGCTCGAGCTCCTGCGCGGCCGGCTGCTCGGCGTGCTCCGCTCCCTGTCCGCCTTCGCGCGCGAATGGCGTGCCGAGCCGACCCTCGGCTACACCCACCTCCAGCCCGCACAGCTGACGACGGTCGGAAAGCGGGCGACGCTGTGGATGCAGGACCTCGTTCTGGACCTGAGAGACGTGGATTATCGTCGCGCCGCGATGCCATTCCGCGGCGTGAAGGGCACGACGGGAACGCAGGCGACTTTCCTCGAGCTTCTCCGCGGCGACCACGCCGCGGTGTTACATCTCGATCGCATGGTCACTTCGCGGATGGATTTCTCCGCCTCGCTGGCGGTGACCGGTCAGACTTATACGAGAAAAATCGACGCCGGCGTTCTTTCCGCGGTGAGCGGCATTGCCGCGAGCGCGGCCAAATTCGCGGGCGACGTGCGTATGCTGCAGTCATTCGGCGAGATCGAAGAGCCGTTCGAGCAGGAGCAGGTGGGCTCATCAGCGATGGCATACAAGCGGAATCCGATGCGCTCCGAGCGCATCAACGCGTTGTCGCGTTTCGTGCTTTCCGTCGAGGGGAACGCGAATCAGACGCACAGCGTGCAGTACTTCGAGCGCACGCTCGACGACAGCGCGAACCGGCGCCTCGTCATACCGGAATCGTTTCTTGCAGCGGATGCCATCCTGATCCTGATGTCCAATGTCGCAGCGGGCCTCGAGGTGCACCCGTCGCGCATTCGCCAGCGCATTGACGCCGAGCTGCCTTTCATGGCGACGGAGAAGATGATCGTCCGGGCGGTGGAAGGCGGCGGCGACAGGCAGGCGGCTCATGAGGTGATCCGGCGCCACTCGATCGCCGCGGCACGCGCGCTCAAGGACGGCGCGCCGACCAACGACCTGCTCGACCGTCTCGCACAGGATCCCGAGCTCGGGCTTTCGCGGGAGGATCTTGGTCTTCTCGCCGATCCTTCGCAGTACACCGGTCGAGCCGCTGAACAGGTGGACGAGTTTCTCGCTGGGGTCATCGAGCCCGTGCTCGCCGGTGCGCCGGCCTTGCCCGCCGAAGAAGAGATACGGGTCTAA
- a CDS encoding phosphatidylserine decarboxylase family protein, translated as MNFAREGYPFIGIAVAAAVAVFALALARRSWALWLLALIVTVIALCVAYFFRDPERTGERGANIVVAPADGRLIMITELEEPAFIGGRATRLSIFMNVFNVHVNRYPVDGVVRYVHYNKGKFLNAAAEKSSLENEQSSVGIESGQYRILVRQIAGLIARRIVTYSRDGQQVRQGERMGIIRFGSRVDVFIPTDAKLRARLGELTTAGTTVLAEFPSP; from the coding sequence TTGAACTTCGCCCGCGAAGGATATCCTTTCATCGGTATCGCCGTCGCTGCCGCCGTGGCGGTATTCGCGCTCGCGCTGGCGCGGCGGTCATGGGCGTTGTGGCTTCTGGCCCTCATCGTGACCGTGATAGCGCTGTGCGTCGCCTACTTCTTCCGCGATCCCGAACGGACCGGGGAGCGCGGCGCGAACATCGTCGTCGCACCCGCCGACGGAAGGCTGATAATGATCACGGAGCTGGAGGAGCCGGCTTTCATCGGAGGCCGCGCGACACGCCTGTCAATCTTCATGAACGTGTTCAACGTTCACGTGAACCGTTATCCGGTGGACGGCGTCGTCCGGTACGTCCATTACAACAAGGGCAAGTTCCTGAACGCCGCCGCCGAGAAATCGAGTCTCGAGAACGAACAGAGTTCAGTCGGCATCGAATCGGGCCAGTACCGCATCCTCGTGCGCCAGATCGCCGGGCTCATCGCCCGGCGCATCGTTACCTACAGCCGTGACGGACAGCAGGTGAGACAGGGCGAGCGGATGGGCATCATCCGGTTTGGATCGCGCGTTGACGTGTTCATTCCGACGGACGCGAAGCTTCGCGCGCGGCTCGGAGAGCTGACCACCGCCGGCACGACCGTGCTGGCCGAGTTCCCGTCGCCATGA
- the purQ gene encoding phosphoribosylformylglycinamidine synthase subunit PurQ: protein MKFGVVTFPGSNCDYDAYHAVVDSLGEEAVYIWHKDHDLQGADVIILPGGFSYGDYLRAGAIARFSPVMREVAAHARKGGPVIGICNGFQIACEAGLLPGALLRNASLQFISAMVTLRVENADTMFTAAYARDQLIRLPIAHSDGRYTADASTLDELEGTNRVVFRYVDDSGNPTDTGNPNGSANGIAGIVSSEGNVLGMMPHPERALDTLLGSRDGLPLFESVLARVAA from the coding sequence ATGAAGTTCGGCGTCGTCACCTTTCCCGGATCCAACTGCGATTACGACGCGTATCACGCTGTCGTTGATTCGCTTGGCGAGGAAGCCGTCTACATCTGGCACAAGGACCACGATCTTCAGGGCGCCGATGTCATCATCCTGCCCGGTGGATTCAGCTATGGCGACTATCTCCGCGCGGGAGCCATCGCCCGGTTCAGTCCCGTGATGCGGGAGGTCGCCGCTCACGCGCGAAAGGGCGGGCCAGTCATCGGCATCTGCAACGGTTTCCAGATTGCGTGTGAGGCAGGACTCCTTCCCGGAGCGCTGCTGCGAAACGCTTCTCTTCAGTTCATATCCGCGATGGTTACGCTGCGGGTGGAGAACGCCGACACCATGTTCACGGCCGCGTACGCTCGCGACCAGCTCATCCGGCTGCCGATCGCACACAGCGACGGCCGCTACACTGCCGACGCGTCCACGCTCGATGAGCTCGAGGGCACCAACCGGGTGGTCTTCCGGTACGTGGATGATTCAGGGAATCCCACGGATACCGGCAACCCCAACGGTTCGGCGAACGGCATCGCCGGAATCGTCAGCTCCGAGGGCAACGTTCTTGGCATGATGCCCCATCCGGAGCGCGCGCTCGACACGCTCCTCGGATCGCGTGACGGGCTTCCATTGTTCGAGTCCGTGCTGGCGCGGGTTGCGGCCTGA
- the truA gene encoding tRNA pseudouridine(38-40) synthase TruA — MESRTVQLVLQYDGALFAGWQRQPDARTVQGVIEDAMERLCGSHIAVLGAGRTDAGVHALGQAAGVRVPAKWTPPELRRALNAVLPPDVRVARAMAMRDDFHARYSALSRSYRYLVGTDTDAESPFRSRRELVWRRPIDRAMLDAAAALVTGDHCFRGFAVKGTAPATDDHRCVVTEAMWVEREGGLTFVVRANRFLHHMVRFLVGTMLDIAAGRRELAVMSRLLAADDNREVSPPAPSHGLYLESVEYPQALYLADA; from the coding sequence ATGGAATCGCGGACGGTGCAGCTCGTTCTACAGTACGATGGCGCGCTGTTCGCTGGCTGGCAGAGGCAACCCGATGCGAGGACGGTTCAGGGAGTGATCGAGGACGCGATGGAGCGCCTTTGCGGAAGCCACATCGCGGTGCTCGGAGCCGGTCGAACCGACGCCGGAGTTCATGCCCTTGGCCAGGCAGCGGGAGTTCGCGTTCCAGCGAAATGGACCCCACCGGAGCTGAGGCGGGCGCTGAACGCAGTTCTTCCGCCGGACGTGAGAGTGGCGAGAGCGATGGCGATGCGCGACGACTTCCACGCGCGATACAGCGCGCTGTCCCGATCGTACAGGTACCTCGTGGGGACCGATACTGATGCCGAAAGTCCTTTCAGAAGCCGGCGCGAGCTGGTGTGGAGACGGCCGATCGACCGGGCGATGCTCGACGCGGCCGCGGCGCTCGTGACGGGCGATCATTGTTTTCGGGGATTCGCGGTAAAGGGCACGGCGCCTGCCACCGACGATCACCGCTGCGTCGTGACTGAAGCGATGTGGGTCGAGCGGGAGGGCGGGCTCACCTTCGTTGTTCGCGCGAACCGTTTTCTGCACCACATGGTGAGATTCCTGGTGGGCACGATGCTCGACATCGCCGCGGGTCGCAGAGAGCTCGCGGTCATGAGCAGGCTTCTCGCGGCGGATGACAACCGGGAAGTTTCTCCGCCGGCACCGTCGCACGGCCTGTATCTGGAAAGCGTAGAATACCCTCAGGCACTCTATCTGGCGGACGCATGA